The following are from one region of the Panulirus ornatus isolate Po-2019 chromosome 48, ASM3632096v1, whole genome shotgun sequence genome:
- the LOC139763897 gene encoding uncharacterized protein: MRKVSSQLDSLVSVKMWFIVVVSSFLLALATGQDYAAECPAPDGFFADARQCDKYYSCTDNVLTEKLCPDGMAFVDHNSKIEKCDYIPHVDCTGRPDLQPAQPSGNCPRQNGYFRHPDSKVCNEFFFCNAGTGNSLTCPDGLLFSEKTNNCGWPDVAERTGCADEKTTGFQCPKVTADVANAHPRYPDPTDCQFFYVCISGVNPRRNGCTFGQVFNSNVSACTPPQEVPECADYYSEYFEDYFNTLTTSKGLAGGDIIAAAIAAGYDVPNLKDKVRVGNRDSSSLRRRPSAPRTQTSAAAPARAAQRAPARQELAVAAAPQPKPSRTSSRPQPRRPGSSSSRRVVRPLPAAPVLAATQPSPPPPPPTPTPTQPKPALDYADYAYDLAGDTAFYDYPAEAAPAPAPAQTTIPTTPPPPPPTETSAPRRTILQRRPRPQRRRGQTTN; encoded by the exons CCACGGGGCAAGACTATGCCGCCGAATGCCCAGCTCCTGATGGTTTCTTTGCCGACGCCCGGCAGTGTGACAAGTACTACAGCTGTACCGACAATGTGCTGACGGAGAAGCTGTGTCCTGATGGCATGGCCTTCGTCGACCACAACTCCAAGATTGAGAAATGTGATTACATCCCACATGTCGACTGCACAGGCAGACCAGACCTTC AGCCAGCACAACCCAGTGGCAACTGTCCTCGACAGAACGGATACTTCCGTCACCCTGACTCAAAGGTGTGCAACGAGTTCTTCTTCTGCAACGCTGGTACTGGCAACTCCCTCACTTGCCCCGATGGTCTGCTCTTCAGCGAGAAGACCAACAACTGTGGCTGGCCAGATGTCGCCGAAAGGACCGGATGCGCTGATGAAA AGACGACGGGCTTCCAGTGTCCAAAGGTGACTGCGGACGTAGCCAACGCCCATCCTCGCTACCCAGACCCAACTGACTGTCAGTTCTTCTATGTGTGTATCAGCGGCGTCAACCCCCGCAGGAACGGTTGTACGTTCGGTCAAGTCTTTAACAGCAACGTGTCCGCCTGTACTCCACCACAAGAAGTCCCAGAATG TGCTGACTACTACAGCGAATACTTCGAGGACTACTTCAACACCCTGACCACCTCCAAAGGCTTGGCCGGAGGTGATATCATCGCGGCCGCCATCGCTGCTGGCTACGACGTGCCAAATCTCAAGGACAAGGTGCGCGTTGGCAATAGGGATTCAAGCTCCCTGCGCAGGCGCCCATCTGCTCCTCGCACCCAGACCTCAGCCGCTGCTCCCGCCCGTGCAGCTCAGCGTGCACCAGCCCGACA GGAACTAGCGGTGGCGGCAGCACCTCAGCCAAAGCCTAGTCGCACGTCTTCTCGTCCTCAGCCTCGTAG aCCTGGCTCGTCCAGCAGCCGCCGTGTCGTCAGGCCTTTGCCAGCAGCCCCAGTCCTCGCCGCCACtcaaccatcgccaccaccaccaccaccaacaccaacaccaacacagccaaaGCCAGCTCTGGACTACGCCGACTACGCCTACGACCTGGCTGGCGACACTGCTTTCTACGATTACCCAGCTGAAGctgcccctgctcctgccccagcACAGACCACCattccaacaacaccaccaccgccacctccgaCAGAAACTTCAGCTCCCCGACGCACCATCCTGCAAAGGCGTCCGCGTCCCCAAAGAAGAAGGGGACAGACCACAAACTAA